CACGACCAGCTTGCTTTGCGGCTGGCTTGTCAGGAGCGGCTGGCCAAGCAGCGTCATGTCAGCCGTCGAGATGCCAAGCAAATGCAGGATCGTTGGCGTCACATCAAGCTGTCCGCCTACGTTCGCATGCGTGCCGGCGTATTTGCCGTCAGGCAAATGGACGATAAACGGTACCTGCTTCAGAATCATTTCCCGCTGCAGGTCGTTCAGCGGCTGTCCAAGGAAGGTCTCGAACAAGCTCCAATCCCGGATCGAATTGTCATGGTCGCCATAGAAGGCAACGATCGTATTGTTCCAAAGCCCTTCAGCCTTGAGCCGGTCGATGAAGGTGCCAATGGATGCGTCCACGTAATGAACGGCCTGCAAATAGTCGCCCATAATCGTGCCGTCCAGTTCGCCGACATTCAGCTTCCGTTCCGATTCCGGCATCGTGAACGGGTAATGGCTGGATAACGTAATCAGGAATGAATAGAACGGCTGCTGCTCCTTCGCCATAAGATCCACGGACTGCCGGAAGAACGAATTGTCGCCTAACGACCAGCCTACCGGCTCGTCCATTTCGTAATTCTTTTTGCTATAGAACGTATCGTAGCCCATATTGGCGTACATCGTGTTCCGGTTCCAGAAGCCGCCTTCGTAAGCATGGAATGCGGCGGTTGCATAACCGTTGTCCTTAAGAGTACTTGTCATGCAGTTGTACTGATGATTCGGATACTGGATAAAGACGGAGCCGCTCATCATTGGCTGCAGCGAGCAGTTGCTTAAGAAATCGGCGTCCGAAGTCCGGCCTTGGGCCGTCTGGTGGTAGAACTGGCTGAAATACGCGCTTTCCTTCACCAGCTTATTCAGATTCGGCGTAATTTCCTGGCCTCCGACCGATTTGCCGATCATAAAGTTCTGGAAGGCTTCCATCTGTACCACGATGACATTGCTGCCTTTGTATTCGCCAAACGTAGGATCCGATTCAAGCGATTGGCGCTTATCGCCGCGGGCTTCCGTCCACGCCATCGCCTCCGCCGTTTCTTCGGCTGAAGCTTGCTCGGAGTCGATCCAATGCAGCTTCGCATACCGGTAGACATCATAACCGTGGAAACCAACGATACCGGTGACATTATACAGCGAGACGTTCCACCAGTTGCCGTCGAACAGACCAAGCGCCCATGTTTTTTTCGCTTCGTTAACATTGCCGATCGACATCGACATCCCGATTGCGAAAATCGCGGCGCTAACGGCTATTCGAATAACGGCTTTACGCCAAAACGGCGTTTTCCGCTGGGAAGAATAGCCGTATCCATAGCCATGGGAATCTCTGCGGAGATCCGAACGGCCTTTCCAGATCACATAGACTCCAAACGGAATGATCAGCAGCCAATCTACTCCAAGCAAAAAGTCTTTCGCATGCATTAACGTCCCGATGCTCTCGCCAAGCGAATCTACTTGATTCGCCTGCAGAAGCACGGGTACAGAGATAAAGTCCTGGAAGTAACGGTAGTAGATTAAGTCTGCGTACATGATAAACGATAACAGCAAATTCAGCGCAATCAGGGCAATAATACGGCCGCGGGTCGGCAGCCAGAACGTCCAGAAGGTGACTAGAGCCAGCGTGCCGATGGCAACAACGGTATCATAGCCGTCCATATCCATATTCGGAACATGGATTAACTTGTTGAACCACAGCTGCTTTAACAACATGACGATAAAAAATAGGATAACGTCGACGCCTTTAATGCGATTCATCCATTCCAGCGAGAATCGCATCAAGCGGCGTACGGCGTTCGGTTTTTCGGTATAACTTAACATAAACGTAAAAATCCTTTCTCTTATTTCCGGGGAGGCAGCGGGCCGAAGAACTGGTAGTAATTGCATTGGATGCGGCCGTTAAACAGCTTGCGCTTCTTATCCGCTGGCTTGCCGAAATAATGCTCGACGCTTGCAGACGGGCTGATGGCAAAGAAAGACCATGTCGGCAAATAAAGCGCGGAACGTCCGAATTGCATCAATGCCATTTCCGCATCCTTGTCGTCGCCTAAGCGTTCGCCATATGGAGGGTTCGTAATAATGACGCCATAATCGCCTTCAGGCTTGATCTTTGCCACCGGCATAACCTTTAACTTAATTTCTTTGCCAAAACCTGCCTTTTTAACCGCGGCTTCCGCAATTTCTATGGCATAAGGATCAATGTCGGAGCCTGCGATTTGCAGAGGGATATCATCCTTCACGGCGTCAAAAGCTTCTTCACGCGCTTCATCCCACAGCTCGTGAGGGACAAGCGGCCAGCCTTCCGCGTCAAACGAACGGCGAAGGCCGGGGGCGATATTCCAGGCCATCATGGCAGCCTCCACGAGAATCGTGCCGGAGCCGCAGAACGGATCATACAGCGGACGCTCAGGGGTCCAGCGGCTGAGGTCAACAAGGGCTGCAGCCATCGTTTCGCGGATTGGCGCTTCGGTCGATACTTTGCGGTAGCCGCGCTGGTGGAGACCTGCTCCCGTTGTATCAAGCGTCAGCATCGCCATATCGTTCATAAGCGTCACTTCAATAACATAACGGCCGCCGTCCTCGTGGAACCATTCGGTGCCGTAGCGGTCCTTCATTTTCTCGACTACGGCTTTCTTGACGATACTTTGGCAGGCAGGAACGCTGGTCAGCTGCGACTTCTGCGAACGGCCGTTAACGGGAAACTCCCCGTCTTCCGGAATCCATTCCGGCCAATCCAGTGCTTTTGTTCCTTCGAAAAGCTCTTCGAAGGTTGCTGCTTTGAATTCGCCCATATTTACGAGAATGCGTCCCGCGGAGCGGAGCCACAGGTTTGTGCGGCAAATATCGATCGGCTGCCCGGTGAAACGGACACGGCCGTTCTCCACCTGAAGGTCTGTGTAGCCGAGATTTTTCAGCTCGCGCGCAACGACCGCTTCCAGTCCCATCGGTGCGGTAGCGATCAGATTAATCGTTGTCATGATTACAATTCTCCCCTTACCTGTGAAAACATAAGTTGTATCCACACGGTCAAAATCATACAATCAAGTATAGGACAAAGAGGGTAGGTTTTACAAATTGTAAAAATAGAGAGGTTGAGAGTAAATTGACAGACGAACAATATGTTGACGGGCTATATGGCGAAGATCAGGACCTTGTCCGTACAAAAAAAGGGATTGCCGACCGCGGCATGCCCGATATATCGATTGCTGACGGATACGGCAGGCTTCTGACGATGCTCGCCAAGATGAATGGGGCGAAGAAGGCGCTTGAGATTGGAGCGCTTGGCGGATACAGCGGGATCTGCATTGCCCGGGGTCTAGCCGATGGAGGATTGCTTACTTCATTAGAGCTCAAGGCGGAATACGCGGAAGCAGCCAAGGTGCATATGACGGAAGCGGGTCTTGGCGATGCCGTTGAATATATAATCGGGGATGCCCGGGAAAGCCTCGTGAAGCTGCAGGAAGAAGGAAGAACATTCGATTTCTTCTTTATTGATGCCGACAAGGAAGGTTACCCGGTTTATCTGGAGCATGCCATTGCGCTCTCCAATCCGGGTGCGGTCATAATCGGCGATAACATTCTGCTGCGGGGCCGCACGACGGATTCGGCCAAGGAAGGTCCGTCCGTAAAAGCCGTCCGCAGCTTTAATCAGCAAATTGCAAGCGACGAACGCCTTATGAGCACCGTTCTCCCGGGGTATGACGGTCTTGCGATTGCGATCGTAAAATAAAGACAGCGATATAGAAGAGCAATGATGCTGCGCGGCATCGTTGCTCTTTTTTGTTTCGTTTACGTATAGTTCTTTAGGCTTAATTCATTTACCTTGGATCTATGAAATTAGTATCACTCTTCATGGTAAAAAAAGCTAGATTATAGTAAAATGGAAATAGTTTTATCCTCAGAAAAAAGTAGGTAGATCGTAGGTGCTGATGATATGAAATGGATTCGGAACGGCAATAAGGAATCCGGTTTAACCTTGGTTGAAGTACTGGCTGCCCTAGTTATTTTATCCGTTGTAAGCCTGGTGCTGACTTCCTTCTTCACGAATGCACTTACCTATGCGAAAGGCAATCAGAGCAAGACGGTTATGGTCAATCTGGCCCGCAATACGTTGTTTTATATGGAGAAGCAGCGCT
This region of Paenibacillus sp. JDR-2 genomic DNA includes:
- a CDS encoding THUMP domain-containing class I SAM-dependent RNA methyltransferase, whose protein sequence is MTTINLIATAPMGLEAVVARELKNLGYTDLQVENGRVRFTGQPIDICRTNLWLRSAGRILVNMGEFKAATFEELFEGTKALDWPEWIPEDGEFPVNGRSQKSQLTSVPACQSIVKKAVVEKMKDRYGTEWFHEDGGRYVIEVTLMNDMAMLTLDTTGAGLHQRGYRKVSTEAPIRETMAAALVDLSRWTPERPLYDPFCGSGTILVEAAMMAWNIAPGLRRSFDAEGWPLVPHELWDEAREEAFDAVKDDIPLQIAGSDIDPYAIEIAEAAVKKAGFGKEIKLKVMPVAKIKPEGDYGVIITNPPYGERLGDDKDAEMALMQFGRSALYLPTWSFFAISPSASVEHYFGKPADKKRKLFNGRIQCNYYQFFGPLPPRK
- a CDS encoding O-methyltransferase, with the protein product MTDEQYVDGLYGEDQDLVRTKKGIADRGMPDISIADGYGRLLTMLAKMNGAKKALEIGALGGYSGICIARGLADGGLLTSLELKAEYAEAAKVHMTEAGLGDAVEYIIGDARESLVKLQEEGRTFDFFFIDADKEGYPVYLEHAIALSNPGAVIIGDNILLRGRTTDSAKEGPSVKAVRSFNQQIASDERLMSTVLPGYDGLAIAIVK
- a CDS encoding LTA synthase family protein; amino-acid sequence: MLSYTEKPNAVRRLMRFSLEWMNRIKGVDVILFFIVMLLKQLWFNKLIHVPNMDMDGYDTVVAIGTLALVTFWTFWLPTRGRIIALIALNLLLSFIMYADLIYYRYFQDFISVPVLLQANQVDSLGESIGTLMHAKDFLLGVDWLLIIPFGVYVIWKGRSDLRRDSHGYGYGYSSQRKTPFWRKAVIRIAVSAAIFAIGMSMSIGNVNEAKKTWALGLFDGNWWNVSLYNVTGIVGFHGYDVYRYAKLHWIDSEQASAEETAEAMAWTEARGDKRQSLESDPTFGEYKGSNVIVVQMEAFQNFMIGKSVGGQEITPNLNKLVKESAYFSQFYHQTAQGRTSDADFLSNCSLQPMMSGSVFIQYPNHQYNCMTSTLKDNGYATAAFHAYEGGFWNRNTMYANMGYDTFYSKKNYEMDEPVGWSLGDNSFFRQSVDLMAKEQQPFYSFLITLSSHYPFTMPESERKLNVGELDGTIMGDYLQAVHYVDASIGTFIDRLKAEGLWNNTIVAFYGDHDNSIRDWSLFETFLGQPLNDLQREMILKQVPFIVHLPDGKYAGTHANVGGQLDVTPTILHLLGISTADMTLLGQPLLTSQPQSKLVVQRNGAFTDGTVYYMPSGDAVAENGKCWNIAANKLGDVQKCLGAVEDARTELSMSDQIVQHDLIASFRAAAVEASADGGAATAVNTSGAGK